The following are from one region of the Candidatus Zixiibacteriota bacterium genome:
- a CDS encoding cytidylate kinase-like family protein, translating to MPVITITRGSLRASQKLTDKLASVLNCRAISREMIIEHGKKYGIEEFMMAARKIMESKPPHSWDPHAEQIHHYLTMFKAALMDFVVKGDVIYHGLQTHFLLASAPRVLRLKVVAPMDYRVKALTEESNLSESEARDEITKIDEQRVSWAKFIYGENFDDPTQYDMILNMSKINLDAMVEVVVSLTRRPEFRLDARTMKFMRDAHMTAVVQAYLVRSPKTRSMDFWVDSDSSNGHVVVRRKAPSPAAGDWQKDIKDALAGVEFISSLEITESN from the coding sequence ATGCCTGTTATCACAATAACCAGAGGTTCGTTAAGAGCATCGCAGAAACTGACGGATAAGCTGGCCAGTGTTTTGAATTGCCGGGCCATTTCAAGGGAAATGATTATTGAACACGGCAAGAAATATGGTATCGAAGAATTCATGATGGCCGCGCGCAAAATCATGGAATCAAAACCGCCCCATTCATGGGACCCCCATGCTGAGCAGATTCATCATTACCTGACTATGTTCAAGGCGGCTCTGATGGATTTTGTGGTTAAGGGCGATGTTATCTACCACGGTCTGCAGACTCATTTTCTGCTGGCCAGTGCCCCCCGGGTTCTTAGACTGAAAGTGGTTGCCCCGATGGATTACCGGGTTAAGGCCCTGACCGAAGAAAGCAATTTATCCGAATCCGAGGCCCGTGATGAGATTACCAAGATCGATGAGCAACGGGTAAGCTGGGCCAAGTTTATATATGGCGAGAATTTCGATGATCCAACCCAATATGACATGATCCTCAACATGTCCAAAATAAACCTTGATGCCATGGTCGAAGTGGTGGTCAGTTTGACCCGGCGGCCTGAATTCCGGCTTGATGCCCGAACCATGAAATTCATGCGCGATGCTCATATGACGGCCGTGGTCCAGGCCTACCTGGTGCGTTCGCCGAAAACCAGGAGCATGGATTTCTGGGTCGATTCCGATTCATCCAATGGGCATGTGGTGGTTCGCCGGAAGGCTCCCAGTCCGGCGGCTGGTGATTGGCAAAAAGACATCAAGGATGCTCTGGCCGGGGTCGAATTTATCTCATCGCTGGAAATCACCGAATCGAATTAA